Within the Fundidesulfovibrio soli genome, the region GCGGCCTTCTCGAAGAAGGTGGCGATGCGGTCCTGCCGGTCGCGCTGCACCTTTTCGGCCGCGGCCTGCTCCAGCTTCTCCAGGTGGGCGCACAGCCCGGCCAGGGCCTGGGAGAACTGCTTCTCGCTGCCGCGCTTGTAGATGAACGGCCCGCGCAGCTGGGCCTTGATGTCCGGGACGAGTTCCAGCTCGCGCAGCATGTCCGCCAGAAGGATTTCCAACTCGAACTTGGCCCTGCCCATGATCGCCGTGCTGGTGGCGTAAGCCTCGAAGGCCTTGCTTCCCGCCGCCAGGGCCTTGGTGGCCATGAACCGCCTCGCGTATCCTACAGCTCGTGCAATGTCTTCCTTGACCGACTTCGCGCTTGCCCCGCTCATGCTCAGCTCCTGCAGGAAAATAGCAATAAAATTCACTATAGGCCGGTACACCGTGCAGGGCAAGCCCGCTGGCCGCGCTTGTCATTTCCCCCGGCATTTGCCACAAACGACCGGACGGAGGCCTGCGAAGCCTCCGCCGGACGCACACTATGGCTACCCCAGGCACGCTCAACGCGTCGTTGCTCATCAGAACCTTCCTGCGCACCTACTTCGTCGGGGCGGCCTTCAACACGCGCGGGCTCCAGACCGTGGGCCTGGCCCTGGCCATGGAGCCGGGGCTCACCGCCATCTATCCCGACCCCGTGGAGCTGCGCCACGCCTGGAAGCGCTACATGAGCGTCTACAACACCCATCCGCTCTGGACGCCCTTCCTGGTGGGGGTCTTCCTGGCCCTGGAGTCGCGCATCGCGCGCAAGCAGTTTCCCGAGGCCATGCTGGAGCAGGTCAAGAGCACCGTGGTCTTCACGCTCTCGGCGGTGGGGGATTCCTTTTTCGGCAGCAGCCTGATCGGCTTCTGGGCGCTCTCCACCGCCTGCCTGCTGGCGGCGGGGCTGCCCGTGGCCGCGTTCCTGATGGCGGCGGCGCTGTTCCTGGCGCTCAACGCCTTCAAGCTGGCGACGTTCATCATGGGCTATCGACAGGGTTTCGCGGCGCTCACGCGCATCAAGAGCTGGGACCTGGTGAACTGGGCCAGGCGGCTCAAGGTGCTCAACGGGGCGCTCCTGGTGCTGCTCTGGGCCATCGTCTGGCCCAGAGAGACCGACGCCCTGGCCTGGGCGGGGGGCGTGCTCATGGTGCTGGGCCTGGCCTACGGGGCCGGACGGCTGAGGATAAACCGGGAGATTCTCGTGGGGGCGGGAATAGCCGCGGGTTTGTTTTTTTTGTGGATTCGTTTATAATGGATCGCTTTTAACCGGTGAACAACATGTCCGACACATCATCCTTTCCCGAATCCGACGCCTCCACGGACGGTTACGTGCGCATCGTCTGCGTGCTCAACGAGCAGGGCCTGCACGCCCGCCCGGCGGCCCGCCTGGCCCAGGAGGCGCAGAAGTTCTCGGCGGACATCTCCATCAAGCAGGGCAGCCAGCAGGTGGACGCCAAGTCCATCCTGGACATTCTCACCCTCGCCGCCCGCCACGGGACCAACCTGGAGCTTCGCGCCAAGGGCGACGACGCCCGGGAAGCCCTGGACTGCCTGGCGGACATGTTCAAGAAACGCTTCCAACAATAAGGCGCCCCCATGGCCCTCGCCACCCTCACGGGCATACCCATCTCCGCAGGCATCGCCATCGGCAAGGCCTTTTTCGTCAACCGCTCCCAGTTCGGGCAGGTGCCCCGGCTGGCGCTGCTCGACGAGCAGGTCGAACCCGAGGCCCAGCGCCTGCGTGACGCCTTCGAGCAGGCCAAGCGCGAGCTGGCCGCCATCCGCGAGCGCGTGCCCGCCGAACTCCAGGACCACGCCCTGATCATCGACTCCCACCTGATGATCATGAGCGACCCGAAGCTCATGGGCTCGGCGCTTACGCACCTCACGGGCCTGCGCATCAACGCCGAGTGGGCCCTGGAGAAGGCCGTGGCCGACTTGGAGGAGGCCTTCAACGCCCTGGACGACCCCTATTTCCGCGAGCGCCTGCAGGACGTCCGCCTCGTGGCCGACCGCGTGCGCGGCAGGCTCATGGGCCAGAAGGTCGACTTCAAGACCCTGGGCAGCCGCGCCGTGCTCATGGCCAACGACCTGACCCCCGCCGACACCGTGGAGCTCCAGGTGGACAAGATCATGGGCTTCGCCACCGCGCAGGGCGGCAAGACCTCCCACGCGGGCATCCTGGCCAAGTCCCTGGGCATCCCGGCTGTGGTGGGCGTGGGCGGCATGGAGGCCGCCGTGCAGGACGGCCACCTGGTGGTGGTGGACGGCCTCAAGGGCCAGGTGATCGTGGAGCCCGACGAGGAGGAGCTGGCCCGCTACGGCGACCTCAAGTACCAGTACGAGTCCTACAGGGGTTCGATCATCCGCAACTGCCACCTCCCGGGCGAGACGCTGGACGGCTACCGCATCAAGGTGAAGGCCAACATCGAGCTCTACGAGGAGGTGGCCCAGGTCATCGACAACGGGGGCGACGGCATCGGCCTGTTCCGCACTGAATACACCTACCTCAACCGCACCGCCCTGCCCGAGGAGGACGAGCTTTTCGAGCATTACCGCGACCTGGCGGACATCCTCTCACCCCAGCGGGTGACGCTGCGCACCCTGGACCTGGGCGCGGACAAGTTCATGGCCCACTTCGGCCGCCTTGAGGAGCAGAACCCGGCCATGGGGCTGCGCGCCGTGCGCTTCTGCCTGCGCAACAAGGACCTCTTCCGCACCCAGCTGCGCGCCATCCTGCGGGCCTCGGTGGTGGGCAACATCTCCATGATGTTCCCCATGATCTCCGGCCTCAAGGAGCTGCGCCAGTCCATGACGCTTCTGCGCCAGTGCCAGCAGGAGCTGCGCAGCCAGGGCCTGCCCTACGACCCGGACATGCCCGTGGGAATCATGGTGGAGCTGCCCTCCGCCGTGATGACCGCCGAGACCCTGGCCCGCGAGGTGGACTTCTTCTCCATCGGCACCAACGACCTCATCCAGTACACCCTGGGCATCGACCGCACCAACCGGCACGTGTCCTACCTGTACCAGCCCCTGCACCCGGCCGTGGTGCGCTCCATCAAGCACGTGGTGGACGCCGCCCACCAGGCCGGCATCGAATGCAACCTCTGCGGCGAGATGGCCTCCGACCCCTTCTGCATGCCCATCCTCATGGGCATGCAGATCGACGCCGTGAGCCTCAACCCCCAGACCATCCCCGGCATCAAGCACATCGTGCGCCAGACCACCATGGACGACTGCAAGAACCTGCTCAAGCAGGTGCTTGAAAGCCCCACCGTGGCCCGCACCAACCAGCTTGTGCGCGAAACCATATTCCAGAAATTCCCGGACCAGCTCTCGTTCTTCTTCTCCCTGCTGGATTCCGAGGAGGGCCCATCGCAGTGAGCGCCAAATCCGGCGAAGCCGTCAAGATCATCGCCATCAACAAGAAAGCCCGCCACTTCTACGAGCTGCTGGGCACCATGGAAGCCGGCATGGCCCTCACGGGGCCCGAGGTCAAAAGCCTGCGCGCGGGCAAGGTCAACTTCAAGGACGGATACGTGCGCTTCACGTCGTCCTTCGAGGCGTACCTGTGCGGCGTGCACATCAGCCCCTACGAAAACGCCGGGCGCGACCAGCAGGACCCGGACAGGGAGCGCAAGCTCCTGCTGCACAGCCACGAGATCAGGGCCTGGAAGGCCAAGATGGAGCAGAAAGGGCTCACCGTGGTGCCGGTGAAGCTGTACCTCAAGCGCGGCAGGATAAAGCTGGAGATCGCGCTGGCGCGCGGCAAGAACGTGCATGATAGAAGAGATGCGCTCAAGGAGCGGGATTTGGATAGAGAGGCGGCACGGGAGATGGACAGATTTTAGCCCCGCTCAATACACCCCCGGCACCAGCCGCCACGTCCGCTTGCCGTACGCCTCGTACTCCTCGCCGAAGGTCTCGGCCAGCAGCCGTTCCTCGGCCTTGATCCTGGCCAGCAGGGGGACAACGATCAGCGCCGTGAGCATTACGCCAATGCCGGAGCGGAACGTCAGCCCCCAGCCCAGCGAGTTCAGCAGCAGCCCGGCGTAGCTGGGGTGGCGGATCACACCGTAGATCCCGCCGGTCACCAGCCTGTGCCCTTGCTGGATGGCCACCAGCCCGCTGAAGCGGTCCCCCAGCACGAACACAGGCCAGAGCCTGAGCACCCCGCCCGCGCAGTAGAGCGCCAGGCCCAGCCAGCGCACTCCGTCGCCGCCCAGCGTCAGGAAATTGAGCCTGTCCGTGAGCGCGGGCAGGTAGCCGTCCAGCAGCCCCAACACCATGAAGGCCCAGAGCACCCACCTGTTGCCCTTGTCCTCCTTCACCCCCGGGCTCACATTGCCCCCGGCGAAGCATGAGGCCACGGCCAGCGACAGCGTTGCCGCCGCCAGCGCCCACATGGCCGGTTGCGCGAAGAACTCCCCGGCCCCGCCCCAGCCCAGCACGGCCAGCCAGAAATAGGCCCCCGTGAGCACGATGATGAACACGAACCGCGCGAAAGGCTTCATCACGACCTTCTCCCTCCGGGTTGGACGTCTTCTCATGCCGGACTCACCTCCGGACACTCTCCCAACCATCCATGCCGATACCTCCACCGCCTCCGCCGGGCAAGCTCCCGCCGCTCATTACGCCCCCGGCGGCCTTGACTCCCGGGATTTCTGATGTAACTGATCCTGGAAAAATACGGCGGCCGCCCTGGGGCCGCTCCAGGCGCGCGCCCTCCCCAGCCGTTCCAGGATAAATCCCCAACATCCAGAAGAGAATACAGGCCCACCGAGCATGTCCACCCTGCCCCATTCGCTCCTGCGCTCGCTGCAGGCCGTATTTCCAGGCGACGCCCTGATCCTCGGCCAGGAGGAAACCCTGACCTTCGGCAAGGACGCCAGCCGCAAGTTCGCCCAGCCCCTGGCCGTTGTGCGCCCCGAAAGCACGGAGCATTGCTCCGAGCTTTTGCGCCTCGCCCAGGAGTGGCGCATGCCCATCTACGCGCGCGGGCGGGCCACCAACGTGGTCGGCGGCTGTGTGCCCACCACCCCGGGCATCGTGGTGAGCACGGCGCGCATGGCCCGCATCCTGGACATCGACGGCGACGACTTCGTGGCCGTGTGCCAGCCCGGCGTGGTCACCGGCGACCTGCAGGAGGCCGCCAAGGCCAAAGGCCTGCTCTACGCGCCGGACCCGGCCAGCGCCCAGTTCTCCTCCATCGCGGGCAACATCGCCATGAACGCGGGCGGCCTGCGCGCCGTGAAGTATGGCTGCACGCGGGACTGGGTCCTGGGCGTGGAGGCGGTCATGCCCGGCGGCACCGTGCTTCGCCTGGGCTCGCGCTGCCACAAGGACGTTGCCGGGCTGGACCTGGCCCGCCTGTTCGTGGGCTCCGAGGGCACCCTGGGCCTCATCACCGAGGCCACGCTCAAGCTCCTGCCGCTGCCCGAATCCCAGGCCACGCTGCTGGCCGTGTTCCCGAGTGACGACCAGGCCCTGGCCGCCATGCGCGACGTGTTCCGGGCGGGCATCCTGCCCACGGCCATGGAGTTCATGTCCGGCGACGTGCTCTGGGCCCTGGGCCGCCTGGGCGCCGTGCCCTGGCCGGAGGGCTCCAAGGCGGCGCTGCTCATCTCCATCGACGGCTCGCACGAGGCCCTCAAGCACGACCTGGAGCGCGTGCGCCGCGCCGTGGAACCCAACGCGCCCTCCCTGCTGGAGCAGGCCAGCACCCCCCAGGAGGAGGACGCCCTCTGGAGCCACCGCCGCCAGGTGAACCAGGCCGTGTTCGTCTACGGGCCGGACAAGAGCTCCGACGACATCGCCGTGCCGCGCGGCCGCGTGGGCGAGACCGTGAAGCGCATCAGCGAGATAGCCAGGAAACTGGACGTGAAGATCATCACCTACGGCCACCTGGGCGACGGCAACATCCACGTCAACTACGTCTTCGACGCCGCCGACAAGGGCGAGAGCAACCGCATCAAGGACGCCAAGACCCAGGTGCTGGAGCTGACCCTGTCCCTGGGCGGCACCATCACCGGCGAGCACGGCGTGGGCCTCTCCAAGATGGGCTGGATAGCCCGCAAGGTCGGCCCCGACGCCCTGGCCGCCATGCACGCGGTCAAAGCCGCTTTGGACCCCCTGGGGATCATGAACCCGGGCAAGGGATACTAGATGAGCACCGACACCACCGCCTCCCAGGCCCCGCGCGAGCCCAAGTGCGTCTTCTGCGGGCGCTGCCTGGAAGTCTGCCCCCTCTTCGCCGCCACCGGCAAGGAAGAGTTGAGCCCCCGCGCCAAGTTCGCCCTGAACACCGCACTGGACGACCCCGACCACGACATCGCGGCCAAGGCCGCCCTGCGCCTCACCGGCAAATGCTTGAGCTGCGGCAAGTGCGAGAAGGCCTGCCCCAACAAGCTCTGCGCCCCCAAACTGGTGACGGAGATGCGCGCCGCCAACCCCAATATCCGCTCCGCGCTCTGGGGGCTGTGGGTGGGCCAGGCCAAGGTGCTCTGGCCCATGATGGCCACACTCTCGCGCTTCGCACCGCATTTCCGCTACGGCAGGCTGGAGTCCATGCTCTCGGGCCTCAAGGCCCTGGATGCCGGAAAGTCAGCCGAGCCGTGGGTCAAGGCGGTCTCTTTCCAGGCTTGCGGCCAGGGGCGCAAGGCCGTAGTGTTCCCCGGCTGCGTGGCCAGCCACGTGCGCCCGCAGTGGAACGAGACGGCCGGGAAGATGCTGCGCGGCATGGGCTTCGACCTGCTGCCCAACCCCGGCTTCACCTGCTGCGCCTGCACCCTGGGCCACGCGGGGCTCAAGGACCCGCAGCGCCAGATGCAGCTCAAGAACGTGCAGGCCTGGCGCGACGCGGGGCGGCCCGAGATCGTGGTCTTCTGCGCCACCTGCCACTGCGGCCTGAAAGGCTACGCCGACGCGGAGCTCGGCTGGGAGCTGGGCGAGCGCGAGCGCTGGGCCCAGTCGCTGACCCCGCTCTCCACCCTGGCTGGCAAGGCCGTATACGAAGTGCGGGACAACGCCCCGGCCAAGGTGCACTACCACGCGCCCTGCCACGGCGCGGGCGCAGGGCTGGACCAGAAGTTCCTGAGCGCGCTCCTGGGGGAGAGGCTCTCCACGCGCGGCAAGAAGAACCTCTGCTGCGGCTTCGGCGGATCGCTCAAGCTCTCCGCACCCGAGCTTTCCGACCAGGTGGCCAAGCGCTGCCTCGAATTCTACGCGCCCGGGCAGGGGGAGCTGATGCTCTCAGGCTGCGCCGGATGCGTGATCCAATTGCGGGCCGGAGCCCCCTCCGAAGTGAACGTGGGGCACTGGCTGGAGATTATTTCCTAGAACGGGCCCATACCGCCCGAGGGGGCCTAAGCCCCCGCCCGGCGCGCACGGCGCGCCCCGACGTCAGCAAGGAGACAGCATGTTTTCAAGCATCATCAAGATGATCGTGGGTTCCAGCAACGAACGCCACCTCAAGGGCCTGGCCCGCACCGTGGACCAGATCACCGCCATGGAACCCCAGATGCAGGCCCTGACGCAGGAGCAGATGGTCGCCCGCATCGCGGAGCTCAAGCAGGAGGCCGCAAACGGCAAGCCCCTGGACGACATGCTCCCCGAGGTGTTCGCCATGGTGCGCGAGGCGGGCAAGCGCACGCTGGACATGCGCCACTTCGACGTGCAGCTGGTAGGCGGCATGGTGCTGCACCAGGGCCGCATCGCGGAGATGAAGACCGGTGAAGGCAAGACCCTGGTGGCCACCCTGCCCGCGGTGCTGAACGCCATCTCCGGCAAGGGCGTGCACCTGATCACCGTGAACGACTACCTGGCCAAGCGCGACGCCGCCTGGATGGGCAACATCTACAACTACCTGGGCCTCACCGTGGGCACCATCGTGCACGGCCTCACCGACGAGGAGCGCCAGGCCGCCTATGGCGCCGACATCACCTACGGCACCAACAACGAGTTCGGCTTCGACTACCTGCGCGACAACATGAAGTTCTACAAGGAGCAGCTGGTCCAGCGCGAACTCAACTTCGCCATCGTGGACGAGGTGGACTCCATCCTCATCGACGAGGCGCGCACCCCGCTGATCATCTCCGGCCCGGCCGAGGAGTCCACCGCCCTGTACTCCCGCGTGAGCGCCCTCATCCCCATGCTCAAGCGCGACTTGCACTTCAGCGTGGACGAGAAAGCCAAGACCATCATGCTCTCCGACGAGGGCGTGGCCCGCTGCGAAGAGATCTTCAAGGTGGAGAACCTCTACGACCCGGCCAACATCTCGCTGCAGCACCACGTGCTCCAGGGCCTGCGCGCCCACCACCTCTACGCCCGCGACGTGGACTACATCGTCAAGGACGGCCAGGTGGTCATCGTGGACGAGTTCACCGGCCGCCTGATGCCCGGCCGCCGCTACTCCGACGGCCTGCACCAGTCCCTGGAGGCCAAGGAGGGCGTCACGGTGGAGAGCGAGAACCAGACGCTCGCCTCCATCACCTTCCAGAACTACTTCCGCATGTACAAGAAGCTGTCCGGCATGACCGGCACGGCCGACACCGAGGCGGTGGAGTTCAGGCAGATCTACAACCTCACCGTGTCCGTGATCCCCACGCACCGCCCCATGGTGCGCAAGGACCACCCGGACATGATCTACAAGACCCAGAAGGAAAAGTACGACGCCATCGTGCAGGACGTGAAGGCGCTCTACACCAAGGGCCAGCCCGTGCTGGTGGGCACCATCTCCATCGAGAAGTCGGAGATGCTCTCCCAGATGCTCAAGAAGGCCGGGGTGCCCCACGAGGTGCTCAACGCCAAGCAGCACGAGCGCGAGGCCCAGATCGTGGCCGAGGCGGGCCAGAAGGGCCGCGTGACCATCGCCACCAACATGGCCGGCCGCGGCACGGACATCAAGCTGGGCGAAGGCGTCACGGACCTGGGCGGCCTGTTCATCCTGGGCACGGAGCGCCACGAGTCCCGGCGCATCGACAACCAGCTGCGCGGCCGTTCCGGCCGCCAGGGCGACCCGGGCGAATCCCGCTTCTACCTGGCCCTCGACGACGACCTCATGCGCCTGTTCGGCTCCGACCGCCTCAAGGGCGTCATGGAGCGCCTGGGCATGGAGGAAGGCGAGGCCATCGAGAACCGCATGGTCTCCAAGGCCATCGAGAACGCCCAGAAGCGCGTGGAAGGCCACAACTTCGAGGTGCGCAAACAGCTGCTGGACTTCGACAACGTCATGAACCAGCAGCGCGAGGTCATCTACTCCCGTCGCCGCCACTACATGGCGGCCGCCTCCCCCCAGGATTCCCTGGAGGAGTTCGTGGACGACCTGCTCGACGACATCTACCAGCCCCTGACCCTCTCCAAGCAGGGGCCGGACCCCGAGTCCGTGGAGATCGCCGCCGCCCGCCTGGAGGAGACCTTCGCCCTGCGCGTGGACTTCACGCAGGGCGTCCCCACCCAGGAGGAGCTGCGCAAGGCGATCATGGACCGCTTCGAGGCCCTGCAGTCCGTCGCGCCCGAGCAGTACACCGAGATCCTGCGCTACTTCCTGCTGGAAGCCCTGGACCGCCACTGGAAGGAGCACCTGCTCAACATGGACCACCTGCGCGACGGCATCGGCCTGCGCGGCTACGGCCAGAAGGACCCCAAGCAGGAGTACAAGCGCGAGGGCTTCGAGCTGTTCCGCGGCATGCTGGACATGATCGCGGAGTCCACCGTGAAGCAGCTCTCCCGCCTGCAGATCAAGGCGGAGCTGCGCGAGGAGGAGTTCACCCACCGCGAGGTGCCCGCGGACGTCAACTATCACGGTGCGGACGACGGCACGGAGAAGAAGCCCCAGCCCAAGAAGCGCACCGCGCCCAAGGTTGGCCGCAATGATCCCTGCCCCTGCGGCAGCGGCAAGAAGCACAAGAAGTGCTGCGGGGCCAAGGGATAGCGCTCTAACGCACGCCAGATAGCAAATGAAAACGCGGCCGGAAACGGCCGCGTTTTTTTATTGCGTTCACCCCTGAAGTATTACCCGGCTGACGCGAAGCGGGAAGGGAGTGCAGAGGGCCGAAGGCCCTTTGCCCGCCGGAGGCTCTTTCAGCACCCGGGGGCGCGATAGCGGGGAGCGCGTCAGGCGGCCAACGGGCTCCGCCCTATGGAATTCCCGGATGGATTCGCGTCCGGCTTGCGGCAGTCCAGCTCCCGGATCGTAAAAGCAGGTACCCGCAAGCCATCGGTCGTAAACGGTTTCGAGAGGATGGAATCGGTCGCCAGGAATACCGGCGTGGCCGGCGCAGAACGCGCCTGGTCGTCAATCGGTCGTCCGAAAGTTACCTTCGCTGAATCGCCCCGGGGTAGCCCATCTCCGCCAGCTTCTGGCGGAACACGTCCGGGCTGCCCCTGCCCTTGGCCAGCACCCGGTACACTTCCCGGCCGTTGACCTCGGCGCGCTCGAACCCCGACTCGATGCCCGCCTTTGAGAGCCTGTCCGACAGGGTCTCGGCCTGCACCAGGTTGGGCAGCGCCGCCACCTGCAGCACGATGTCGCCCGGCCCGGCCGTCACGGTGCCGACCATGACGAACCCGGCCGATCCCGCGGCCCCCGTGGCCGCACCGGCCGCAGCGCCGCTGGCGGGCGCGGACGCGGGCATCGCCTTCGCGGCCTGCCCCGCCTGCGCAGGCATGGAGGCGGGCTGCACGGCCGCCCTGGCCTGCCCCTTCTCGGGCTCGACCAGTTGGTTCAGCGCCTGCCGGGCCGCCGATTTGGGGTCGCCCCCGGCGATGGGCAGCAAATCCGGCAACTGCACGAAGGCGTACATCAGCTCGTAGCCGCGCGCGCCCGCGCCGTCCGGCCGGATGGCCTCGCTCTCCTGCCCGCCGCACTTGATGAGGGCCAGCAGCGCCCCCTCGCGGCGCGCCCTGTTCACCAGCTCGCGCACAACCTTGAGCAGCTTGAGCCTGCAGGCGGCCTCGTCGGGAGGCGTGTCAGAGAAGTTCTCCCGGCAGACGAAGGCGGTGTAGATCTGGTCCTTGGCCAGCTTGAGTATCTTCTTCGAAACCGACGTGTAGCGGATGGTGTAGGCGGCTTCGGGGCAGTGCTTCGGGTCCGGGCAGGGGGCCTCCCAGGTGACGGAGGCCTTCTCGAAATTGTCGGCGAATTCCGCGATGACGGCGTAGTTCTCAGGCCCGGCCTTGTCGGGCAGGAGCATGAGCACCTCGGTGGCCAGCTGGACGCACTCCCCCCCGCGTCCGGGGCCGGGGTTGCGCCGCATGTCGCAGATGCCGCGCACCTGCCACTCCTGAGCCAGAGCGGGCAGGGCCGTGACGGCCAAAAGCAGCGCGGCGATAATCGGTTTCATCGCGATTCCTCCCGTGGCCGCCATACATCCAACTCTTCCCGCCCGCAAGACTCCGATTTGGCCTCCCGGCGCTTGCCAGACACCCATTCCGTGTGCATGCTCTGCGCATGACAGAAACAATGGAAATCCGTATCGAGCGTCCGGCGTTCGGCGGGGCCGGTTTGGCCCGCCAGGACGGGCGCGTCGTGTTCGTCGATGGCGGCCTGCCCGGCTCCCTTGTTGAAGCCCGCGTGGTCAAGACCGAAAAGAGCTGCCTGCACGCCGTGGCCACCCGCGTGATCGAACCCTCTCCCCACGCCGTGGAGCCCTTCTGCCCGCACTTCGGCGTCTGCGGCGGCTGCACCTGGCAGGACGCCTCCTACGAGGCCCAGCTGGCCTGGAAGCGCGAGATCGTCCAGGAGCAGCTGCGCCGCCTGGGCCGCATCGAGATCGAGGTCGAGCCCGTCATCGCCTCGCCGCTGGAGCGCCGCTACCGCAACAAGATGGAGTTCGCCTTCGCCCCCGGCCCTCGCATCGGCCTGCGCCGCCGCTTCGAGCCTGGCCGCGTGGAGGAGGTCACCCAGTGCTTCCTCATGCCCGAAACCGCCATGCGCATCCTGGCCGCCGTGCGCGAGCTGGCCGCCCGCACCACCCTGCCGCCCTTCTACTTCAAGACCGGCACGGGCGTCTGGCGGCACCTTGTGCTGCGCCGCTCCGAAAGCACGGGCAAGTGGCTGGCCATGATCATCGTCGGGCCGCGCTCCCCCGTGGGCAAGCTCCAGGGCCTGGGCAAGGAGCTCATGGACCGCTTCCCCGACGAGCTCACCGGCGTCGTGCTGGGCGTGCGCCGCGACCGGGGCGACTATGCCATCCCCGAGAGCCGCGCCTGGACCCTGGGCGACGGCTTCCTGGAGGAGGAGATGGACGGGCTGCGCTTCGGCGTAAGCGCGGAGGCATTCTTCCAGACCAACACCGGCGCCGCAGCTCTGCTCTACGCCAAGGCCGTGGAGGCCGCGCGCCTCACCGGCCAGGAGACCGTCTGGGACCTCTACAGCGGTGCGGGGGGCCTCTCCCTGTTCATGGCCCGCAAGGCCCGGGCCGTCACCGGTTTCGAGGTCAACGACGAGGCCGTGGAGGACGCCCGGGAGAACGCCTCGGCCAACGGGCTGCTCAACTGCGCCTTCGTGCCCGGCGACCTCAAGGACTCCCTGGCCCGCGAACAGGCCGCGCCGGACGTGGTCGTGCTGGACCCGCCCCGCTCGGGCCTGCACCCCGAGACCGTGGACACGCTCCTGGCCTCGGCCGCCAAGCGCATGGTCTACGTCTCCTGCAACCCTTCCACACTGGCCCGCGACCTGGCCCGCCTGGCCGGGAAGTACGCCGTGCGCCGCGTCACCCCCGTGGACCTCTTCCCGCACACCCCGCACGTGGAGTGCGTGGCGGAACTGGAAGGTATCTAAAACAGAAACGCCCCGCGACACGCGTCGCGGGGCGTCAATTCCTCCAAACGGCCGGGTTAGTCGGCAGAGGACAGATTCTCGGTCTCGCAGCCCTCCGTCTCCTCCACTTCCAGCACCTCGTCGCCCTGCCAGGGTGGGTTGGACTTGCCGGTCAGCTCCTCGATGTCCACCCGGACCACGGCGGTGACGTCCAGCACCTCGTCAGGATAATGGCCCGTGGGGCCGCTATAGTGCGACATGATGATGTCCAGCGCGGCGCGCTTGGCGTCCCTGTCCTCGATGAGGCTGGCCCGGCCCACGCCCACCACGGACTTGAAGTGCGCCGTGTACCCGCAGGACTTCAGCTGGCGGCACAGCTCGTACTCCAGCACCGCGTCGAAGCTCACCCGGTCGCAGGTGCGCAGGCAGTCGGCCTTGCGGCCCTTGAGGGAGCTGTGGAAATAGAGCACGCGGTCCTTGTAGCCGAAGCTCACGGGGATCACGTAAGGGCTGGCCCCGTCCCACAAGGCCATGTGGACGTACTCGGCGCGCTGCAGGAGCGCCTCCACCAGCTTGAAATCCTTTATCTCGCGTTCCGCCTTGCGCACTGACGACTCCTGTTGGTGATATGGTTGGTGAAAGCGGGCGATGGCTACTCGCCCCGCCGTCCTGCTTTTATGCGCCGATGTTGCCCCGATGCCTCTGGCGGCCAAAGGGCCTTCGGCCCTCTGGACTCCCTTTCGGCTTCGCGTTGCACGATGACAACTA harbors:
- the secA gene encoding preprotein translocase subunit SecA → MFSSIIKMIVGSSNERHLKGLARTVDQITAMEPQMQALTQEQMVARIAELKQEAANGKPLDDMLPEVFAMVREAGKRTLDMRHFDVQLVGGMVLHQGRIAEMKTGEGKTLVATLPAVLNAISGKGVHLITVNDYLAKRDAAWMGNIYNYLGLTVGTIVHGLTDEERQAAYGADITYGTNNEFGFDYLRDNMKFYKEQLVQRELNFAIVDEVDSILIDEARTPLIISGPAEESTALYSRVSALIPMLKRDLHFSVDEKAKTIMLSDEGVARCEEIFKVENLYDPANISLQHHVLQGLRAHHLYARDVDYIVKDGQVVIVDEFTGRLMPGRRYSDGLHQSLEAKEGVTVESENQTLASITFQNYFRMYKKLSGMTGTADTEAVEFRQIYNLTVSVIPTHRPMVRKDHPDMIYKTQKEKYDAIVQDVKALYTKGQPVLVGTISIEKSEMLSQMLKKAGVPHEVLNAKQHEREAQIVAEAGQKGRVTIATNMAGRGTDIKLGEGVTDLGGLFILGTERHESRRIDNQLRGRSGRQGDPGESRFYLALDDDLMRLFGSDRLKGVMERLGMEEGEAIENRMVSKAIENAQKRVEGHNFEVRKQLLDFDNVMNQQREVIYSRRRHYMAAASPQDSLEEFVDDLLDDIYQPLTLSKQGPDPESVEIAAARLEETFALRVDFTQGVPTQEELRKAIMDRFEALQSVAPEQYTEILRYFLLEALDRHWKEHLLNMDHLRDGIGLRGYGQKDPKQEYKREGFELFRGMLDMIAESTVKQLSRLQIKAELREEEFTHREVPADVNYHGADDGTEKKPQPKKRTAPKVGRNDPCPCGSGKKHKKCCGAKG
- a CDS encoding SPOR domain-containing protein; protein product: MKPIIAALLLAVTALPALAQEWQVRGICDMRRNPGPGRGGECVQLATEVLMLLPDKAGPENYAVIAEFADNFEKASVTWEAPCPDPKHCPEAAYTIRYTSVSKKILKLAKDQIYTAFVCRENFSDTPPDEAACRLKLLKVVRELVNRARREGALLALIKCGGQESEAIRPDGAGARGYELMYAFVQLPDLLPIAGGDPKSAARQALNQLVEPEKGQARAAVQPASMPAQAGQAAKAMPASAPASGAAAGAATGAAGSAGFVMVGTVTAGPGDIVLQVAALPNLVQAETLSDRLSKAGIESGFERAEVNGREVYRVLAKGRGSPDVFRQKLAEMGYPGAIQRR
- the rlmD gene encoding 23S rRNA (uracil(1939)-C(5))-methyltransferase RlmD; translation: MEIRIERPAFGGAGLARQDGRVVFVDGGLPGSLVEARVVKTEKSCLHAVATRVIEPSPHAVEPFCPHFGVCGGCTWQDASYEAQLAWKREIVQEQLRRLGRIEIEVEPVIASPLERRYRNKMEFAFAPGPRIGLRRRFEPGRVEEVTQCFLMPETAMRILAAVRELAARTTLPPFYFKTGTGVWRHLVLRRSESTGKWLAMIIVGPRSPVGKLQGLGKELMDRFPDELTGVVLGVRRDRGDYAIPESRAWTLGDGFLEEEMDGLRFGVSAEAFFQTNTGAAALLYAKAVEAARLTGQETVWDLYSGAGGLSLFMARKARAVTGFEVNDEAVEDARENASANGLLNCAFVPGDLKDSLAREQAAPDVVVLDPPRSGLHPETVDTLLASAAKRMVYVSCNPSTLARDLARLAGKYAVRRVTPVDLFPHTPHVECVAELEGI
- a CDS encoding pyridoxamine 5'-phosphate oxidase family protein, coding for MRKAEREIKDFKLVEALLQRAEYVHMALWDGASPYVIPVSFGYKDRVLYFHSSLKGRKADCLRTCDRVSFDAVLEYELCRQLKSCGYTAHFKSVVGVGRASLIEDRDAKRAALDIIMSHYSGPTGHYPDEVLDVTAVVRVDIEELTGKSNPPWQGDEVLEVEETEGCETENLSSAD